Proteins co-encoded in one Quercus robur chromosome 8, dhQueRobu3.1, whole genome shotgun sequence genomic window:
- the LOC126696214 gene encoding uncharacterized protein LOC126696214: protein MNKALDQISRSPFAHRIEGAKLPRRFNQPTFAIYNGRADPVEHVSQFNQRMAIHSQNEALMCKVFPSSLGLMAMRWFNSLETNSIGSYKQLAQAFCSRFITNSRVPRPLSSLLSLSMHEGETLKAYSDRYWEMYNELDENHDNVAISTFKSGLPTEHCLRKSLTGKPVANVHQLMDRIDKYKRVEEDQLQGMI, encoded by the coding sequence ATGAACAAGGCATTAGATCAGATCTCCAGATCACCTTTCGCGCacagaatcgaaggggctaagttACCTCGACGCTTTAATCAACCAACGTTTGCCATCTACaacggccgagcagacccggtggagcaTGTAAGCCAGTTTAACCAAAGAATGGCCATCCACTCCCAAAATGAGGCTCTGATGTGCAAAGTCTTTCCGTCGAGCTTGGGGCtaatggcgatgagatggttcaatagCCTAgagacaaattccataggctcctacaagcagctcgcTCAGGCTTTTTGTTCTCGCTTTATTACGAATAGCAGGGTTCCTCGACCTCTAAGTTCGTTATTGTCcctatccatgcacgaaggagagaCCCTAAAGGCgtactcggatagatattgggagatgtataatGAGCTGGATGAGAACCACGATAACGTCgctatcagcacattcaaaagcggtctccccactGAGCATTGCTTAAGAAAATCTCTTACTGGTAAACCCGTTGCCAACGTTCATCAGTTAATGGATAGGATTGACAAatacaaaagggtggaagaaGATCAGCTACAAGGCATGATATAA